In the Burkholderia multivorans ATCC BAA-247 genome, ATGCCGCCGAGCGTGCCGATCAGCTGCGACATGAACGCGACGCCGCCGAGGCCGCCGAGCGCCGGCAGCCCGAAGATGCCGGCCGCGATGCCGCCGAGTGCGCCGCACATCCCGTGCAGAGGCCATACGCCGAGCACGTCGTCGATGCGCCACTTGTTCTGCACGCACGTGAACATCGCGACGAACAGCGCGCCGGCGGCCGCGCCGGTCACGAGCGCACCGATCGGATGCATCACGTCCGATCCCGCGCAGACCGCGACGAGGCCGGCGAGCGGACCGTTGTACGTGAAGCCCGGATCGTTGCGTCCTGCGAGCCACGCGGCGAGCGTGCCGCCGACCATCGCCATCAGCGAGTTCACGGCGACGAGGCCGCTGATCTTGTCGAGCGTTTGGGCGCTCATCACGTTGAAGCCGAACCAGCCGACCGCGAGCACCCACGCGCCGAGCGCGAGAAACGGAATGTTCGACGGCGGATGCGCGGCGATGCGGCCGTCCTTCGCGTAGCGGCCGTGGCGCGCGCCGAGCAGCAGCACGGCCGGCAGCGCGACCCAGCCGCCGAATGCGTGCACGACGACCGAGCCCGCGAAATCGTGGAACGGTGCACCGAACGCGTGCGCGAGCCAGGCCTGCACGCCGTAGCGCTCGTTCCACGCGATGCCTTCGAAGAACGGATAGATGAAGCCGACGATGATCAGCGTCGCGACGAGCTGCGGATTGAATTTCGCGCGCTCGGCGATGCCGCCGGAGACGATCGCGGGAATCGCGGCCGCGAAGGTCAGCAGAAAGAAGAACCGTACGAGCGCGTAGCCGCTGTGCTGCGACAGCGTCCCGATGTCGTCGAAGAATTCGACGCCGTACGCGATCGTGTAGCCGATAAAGAAATAC is a window encoding:
- a CDS encoding ammonium transporter; this translates as MDGMKSGVDTLFLLIGAVMVLAMHAGFAFLELGTVRKKNQVNALVKILVDFSVSTLAYFFIGYTIAYGVEFFDDIGTLSQHSGYALVRFFFLLTFAAAIPAIVSGGIAERAKFNPQLVATLIIVGFIYPFFEGIAWNERYGVQAWLAHAFGAPFHDFAGSVVVHAFGGWVALPAVLLLGARHGRYAKDGRIAAHPPSNIPFLALGAWVLAVGWFGFNVMSAQTLDKISGLVAVNSLMAMVGGTLAAWLAGRNDPGFTYNGPLAGLVAVCAGSDVMHPIGALVTGAAAGALFVAMFTCVQNKWRIDDVLGVWPLHGMCGALGGIAAGIFGLPALGGLGGVAFMSQLIGTLGGIAIASVGGALVYGALKATVGLRLDREAEFDGADLSIHRITATPERD